In Lewinellaceae bacterium, a single window of DNA contains:
- a CDS encoding fatty-acid oxidation protein subunit alpha, translating to MTHWSSSSKEDSVAIDLAAEKLLVAERGAQKIAVEIKSFIQPSLFYAFHEALGQYINYETALTESGENRQLYLAVSNTVHENLIGNYIIKKSIERCKLRMIVVDLKEQKIEQWLK from the coding sequence ATGACCCATTGGTCATCTTCGTCAAAAGAAGATAGTGTTGCAATAGACCTGGCTGCTGAAAAACTTTTGGTCGCCGAAAGGGGTGCCCAAAAAATTGCCGTTGAGATAAAGAGTTTTATCCAGCCTTCCCTGTTCTACGCTTTCCACGAAGCCTTGGGGCAGTACATTAATTACGAAACTGCATTAACTGAATCTGGAGAAAACCGGCAACTATACCTGGCTGTTTCCAATACAGTACATGAAAACCTTATTGGCAACTATATCATCAAAAAGTCGATAGAACGTTGTAAATTGAGGATGATTGTAGTTGACTTAAAGGAACAAAAAATAGAACAATGGCTGAAGTAA
- a CDS encoding TIGR04255 family protein, with protein sequence MPVLVKITPDYLRDTIVEIRYEAELPYDILKGLLYKELVSDFQLLSKINPLGVFQLGPQQQLKLGGSDVLDFTDEKIKIRIHEERIIFNSLGAYPGWNNYFPVIQGVLKKLNKAGYIKRFQRVGIRYISEFPNIFIFDQLRMDLNFGFTEEPTRNTSVRTELVEDGARVVLNLVNNARRKPPHQDDFFSIIDIDVLGEPPKMASLEEFFEHIDRLHSIEKDFFLGVLKKEFLDALNPEYE encoded by the coding sequence ATGCCGGTTCTTGTCAAGATAACGCCAGATTACTTAAGGGACACGATCGTTGAAATACGCTACGAAGCAGAGCTGCCCTATGATATCCTAAAGGGGCTATTGTATAAGGAATTAGTTAGCGACTTCCAACTGCTCTCAAAGATCAATCCGTTGGGCGTCTTCCAGCTAGGACCGCAGCAACAGCTAAAATTGGGAGGTAGCGATGTCCTTGATTTTACTGATGAAAAGATAAAGATACGTATACACGAAGAACGTATCATCTTTAACTCGCTCGGCGCATATCCAGGATGGAATAACTATTTTCCAGTAATACAGGGTGTGCTGAAAAAACTCAACAAAGCAGGTTATATCAAAAGGTTTCAAAGAGTTGGCATCCGTTATATCAGTGAATTTCCGAACATTTTCATCTTCGATCAATTGCGGATGGATCTCAATTTTGGTTTTACAGAAGAACCGACACGCAATACATCAGTAAGGACCGAGTTGGTCGAAGATGGGGCAAGAGTTGTTTTGAACTTAGTCAATAACGCAAGACGAAAACCCCCGCATCAAGATGATTTTTTCTCTATCATTGACATTGATGTATTAGGAGAGCCCCCAAAGATGGCCTCATTGGAGGAATTCTTTGAGCATATTGACCGGCTTCACAGTATTGAAAAAGACTTCTTCCTTGGCGTCCTTAAAAAGGAATTTCTGGATGCTCTTAACCCTGAATACGAATAA
- a CDS encoding XisI protein produces the protein MDKVKKYQKIIEELLGEYANIEPAVSNDIDSELIIDRERNHFLVMNVGWKDKSPVYNTIIHIDIKDGKVWVQQDWTDAVIVDRLMEKGIAQEDIVLGFLAPYKRQYSGFPAS, from the coding sequence ATGGATAAAGTAAAAAAATATCAAAAAATCATTGAAGAACTTTTGGGGGAATATGCCAATATCGAGCCGGCAGTTTCCAATGACATCGATTCCGAGTTGATCATCGACCGGGAAAGAAATCACTTTCTGGTAATGAACGTCGGATGGAAAGATAAATCTCCTGTCTACAACACCATCATCCACATCGACATCAAAGACGGCAAAGTCTGGGTGCAGCAAGACTGGACCGACGCCGTTATCGTCGACCGCCTCATGGAAAAGGGCATTGCTCAGGAAGATATCGTACTGGGGTTTCTGGCGCCTTATAAGCGGCAGTATTCGGGGTTTCCGGCTTCGTAG
- a CDS encoding MotA/TolQ/ExbB proton channel family protein, translating into METGAFLRWLPYIFIIGWVIFSVIYLIRGFLKPDRINPFLLSAIPSVFTTLGVLGTFIGIAVGLEKFDVDDIDASIPSLLEGMKTAFYSSIFGIGLSLFSARFVEYLQRVYSKKQPQKISAEEQAIYELTQALESLQKLISSDSDESLSTHLVKIRQTIRDESKAIAGQIAAVEQSLGGDGDTSLLSQTILFRNDNHEQLLKLKQSIEQLGEAVNAPAYANRQVELLQEFSNRQNNAEDEKAEMYRQIFDQLKNNNLFIQEELDKFADLLAKNNTEALVQAIENVIGGFNERLNELLERLVKENFEQLNQSVQQLNTWQMENKEMVEKLVVQFHQVSEDFTTSSGAIKDISTSTRQLVDDDGRLSKLIKELEEVMTEETKFRQSIEQLHRVTSSYESTWDKANQWMEKHQGFTESVEELIENLREIEALRNQTEGFFNDIKEQLSESVGILQGGNEKLIEEVNTLNDAFYERLDQSFHSLDKILQSMVMGYADRLKAVN; encoded by the coding sequence ATGGAAACAGGCGCTTTTCTCAGATGGCTTCCTTATATCTTCATCATAGGATGGGTAATATTTTCGGTTATTTACCTCATCCGAGGGTTTTTGAAACCAGACAGGATCAACCCTTTCCTACTGAGTGCTATCCCCTCGGTTTTCACAACTCTTGGAGTGCTTGGGACTTTCATCGGCATAGCAGTGGGGCTGGAAAAGTTTGATGTTGATGATATTGACGCTAGCATTCCATCCTTGTTGGAAGGCATGAAAACAGCTTTTTACTCCTCTATCTTTGGCATTGGACTGTCTTTATTCTCCGCTCGCTTTGTAGAGTACCTTCAGAGAGTTTACTCTAAAAAACAACCTCAAAAAATTAGTGCTGAAGAGCAAGCCATTTATGAGCTTACCCAGGCGTTGGAGAGCCTGCAGAAACTAATCTCCAGCGACAGTGATGAAAGCCTTTCCACCCACCTGGTGAAAATACGGCAAACCATCCGGGATGAAAGCAAAGCCATCGCCGGCCAGATTGCTGCGGTGGAACAAAGCCTGGGCGGAGATGGGGATACGAGCCTGCTTTCGCAAACCATCCTATTCCGGAATGATAACCATGAGCAACTTCTAAAACTGAAGCAAAGCATTGAGCAATTGGGTGAAGCTGTGAATGCTCCCGCATACGCAAACCGTCAAGTGGAGTTGTTACAGGAGTTCAGTAACCGCCAGAACAATGCAGAGGATGAAAAAGCAGAAATGTACCGGCAGATATTCGATCAGTTGAAAAACAACAACCTCTTCATCCAGGAAGAGCTGGACAAGTTTGCTGACCTTTTAGCAAAGAACAATACCGAAGCCCTGGTACAGGCCATCGAAAATGTAATCGGCGGCTTCAATGAACGGTTGAATGAGCTTCTGGAACGCTTAGTGAAGGAGAACTTCGAGCAACTCAACCAAAGTGTTCAGCAGCTCAATACCTGGCAGATGGAAAATAAAGAGATGGTGGAAAAGCTGGTTGTCCAGTTCCATCAGGTGTCGGAAGATTTTACTACTTCTTCAGGCGCTATTAAAGATATTTCTACATCAACCAGGCAATTGGTTGATGACGATGGGCGGCTTTCCAAGCTCATTAAAGAGCTTGAGGAGGTCATGACAGAAGAAACAAAGTTCCGTCAGAGTATTGAGCAGTTACATCGGGTGACCAGTTCCTACGAATCCACCTGGGATAAAGCAAATCAATGGATGGAAAAACACCAGGGGTTCACAGAGTCTGTTGAAGAACTAATCGAAAACCTACGGGAAATCGAAGCACTACGCAATCAAACGGAAGGGTTCTTCAATGACATCAAGGAACAGCTTTCCGAATCAGTGGGTATCCTGCAAGGGGGAAATGAGAAGCTGATTGAAGAGGTGAATACACTGAACGATGCCTTTTATGAACGGCTGGATCAAAGCTTTCACAGCCTCGATAAGATCCTTCAATCTATGGTAATGGGATATGCTGATCGCCTCAAAGCTGTTAACTGA
- a CDS encoding XisI protein, with protein MAEVNKYQDSILKVLGEYKGRFKKTSKNIQALIVADQENCHYQLLWLGWDGNRHIFTVTAFLSIINGKVWVQHDSTEVGIANMLVEEGIPKSDIVLGYFPSDHRALTEFAAA; from the coding sequence ATGGCTGAAGTAAATAAATATCAGGATTCAATTCTGAAGGTACTCGGGGAATATAAAGGCCGATTCAAAAAAACCAGTAAAAATATCCAGGCACTGATTGTTGCCGACCAGGAAAATTGCCATTATCAGCTTCTATGGTTAGGCTGGGATGGCAACCGGCATATTTTCACAGTAACTGCTTTCCTTTCGATAATCAACGGGAAAGTCTGGGTTCAGCATGATTCCACCGAGGTTGGAATAGCCAATATGCTGGTGGAAGAAGGCATTCCCAAATCCGATATCGTCTTAGGCTATTTTCCTTCTGACCACCGAGCCCTTACAGAATTCGCAGCCGCCTGA
- a CDS encoding FAD-binding protein, whose product MQQQLQSLQSALDGELHYGNLMRHLYATDASVYRELPLAVVLPRHEEDIRKTILFAREHGLSIIPRAAGTSLAGQCVGDGIVVDISKYLNHILEINAEEGWVRVQPGVVRDELNVALKRHGLFFGPNTSTANRAMIGGMVGNNSCGTTSIVYGSTRDHVLELKTILSDGSGATFCALSPEELQEKLQGDTLENQVYRQLFEALNQPERQQAIRENYPKASIHRRNTGYAVDVLLEGQPFRPEGEPFNLCKLLSGSEGTLAFTTEIKLHVDPLPKPKDVVVCAHFNSIDESMEAVLVAMSFQPDACELMDKILMDLTKQNIEQRKNRFFVEGDPAAVLMVEFRGDTIEEATTQAEAMIAAMKEAGLGYAYPIVGAPRTNQVWDLRKAGLGIMGNMEGDPKPVACIEDTAVDIQDLPAYIREFTQLMAGFKQQAVYYAHAGAGELHLRPILNLKEAEGQRLFHDITEAVARLVKKYDGSLSGEHGDGRVRAEFIPLMVGEQNYELLKAVKHRWDPENIFNPGKIVDAPPMNSSLRYQAGQETPEFDTVFDFSATQGILRAAEKCNGSGDCRKLSFAGGTMCPSYRATRDEKDTTRGRANTLREFLTMNVKDNPFGHPEIYEAMDLCLSCKGCTAECPSNVDMATLKAEFLHQYYKSNGVPLRSRAFANFGRLNGLAALAPGLSNFFLSNAFFSGLMKRFLNVAPERALPLLHSTTLRRWFAKNQAKLLPATGPVGAVWFFCDEFTNYNDTTIGIKAIELLSRLGYEVRMIDHEESGRAHFSKGMLTEAQRMAQRNVELFKDIVSADTPLLGVEPSAILGFRDEYPRLVRPEHRETARVLGQNALMVEEFLAREIEAGRIRAEQFTTEPRHILLHGHCHQKSLASVGVSAFALSLPENYTVEVIPSGCCGMAGSFGYEAEHYEVSMKVGEEVLFPAVRKASPEAVIAAPGTSCRHQIRDGAGREALHPVEVLWGALG is encoded by the coding sequence ATGCAACAACAACTCCAATCCCTCCAATCCGCCCTCGACGGAGAACTCCATTACGGCAACCTCATGCGCCACCTATATGCCACCGACGCCTCCGTGTACCGGGAGCTGCCGCTGGCCGTCGTCCTTCCCAGGCACGAAGAAGACATCCGCAAAACCATCCTTTTTGCCCGGGAGCACGGCCTGTCCATCATCCCCCGCGCGGCGGGCACTTCCCTGGCAGGGCAGTGTGTAGGCGACGGCATCGTAGTAGACATTTCCAAGTACCTGAACCACATCCTGGAGATAAACGCCGAAGAGGGCTGGGTGCGGGTGCAGCCCGGCGTCGTGCGCGATGAGCTGAATGTAGCGCTTAAAAGGCACGGCCTGTTCTTCGGGCCCAATACCTCCACTGCCAACCGGGCGATGATCGGCGGCATGGTGGGCAACAACTCCTGCGGCACCACCTCCATCGTGTACGGCTCTACGCGCGATCATGTGCTGGAACTGAAAACCATCCTCAGCGACGGATCGGGCGCTACTTTTTGCGCCCTTAGCCCGGAGGAACTTCAGGAAAAATTGCAGGGGGATACGTTAGAAAACCAGGTATATCGGCAGCTCTTTGAAGCTCTGAACCAACCCGAGCGACAACAAGCCATCCGGGAGAACTACCCCAAGGCGAGCATTCACCGCCGCAATACGGGTTATGCCGTCGATGTGCTGCTGGAAGGGCAGCCCTTCCGGCCGGAAGGCGAACCCTTCAACCTGTGCAAATTGCTCAGCGGATCGGAGGGCACCCTGGCCTTTACCACCGAGATCAAACTGCACGTTGATCCCCTGCCCAAACCAAAGGATGTAGTCGTTTGCGCCCATTTCAACAGCATCGACGAATCGATGGAGGCGGTGCTGGTGGCTATGTCCTTTCAGCCCGACGCCTGCGAGCTGATGGACAAAATCCTGATGGACCTGACCAAGCAGAACATCGAGCAGCGCAAAAACCGCTTTTTCGTGGAAGGCGACCCCGCCGCCGTCCTGATGGTGGAATTCCGGGGAGATACCATTGAAGAAGCTACAACTCAGGCCGAGGCCATGATCGCAGCGATGAAGGAAGCCGGCCTGGGCTACGCCTATCCCATCGTCGGAGCGCCCCGCACCAATCAGGTGTGGGACCTGCGCAAGGCCGGCCTGGGCATCATGGGCAATATGGAGGGCGACCCCAAGCCGGTGGCCTGCATCGAAGATACGGCGGTCGACATACAGGACCTGCCCGCCTACATCCGGGAGTTCACCCAGCTGATGGCGGGGTTTAAACAGCAGGCGGTCTACTACGCCCACGCCGGCGCCGGCGAGCTGCACCTGCGCCCCATCCTCAACTTGAAGGAGGCCGAGGGCCAGCGGCTCTTCCACGACATCACGGAAGCCGTCGCCCGCCTGGTCAAAAAGTACGACGGCTCCCTGAGCGGCGAACACGGCGACGGCCGGGTGCGCGCCGAGTTCATCCCGCTAATGGTCGGGGAGCAGAACTACGAACTGCTCAAAGCGGTCAAACACAGATGGGACCCCGAAAACATCTTCAACCCCGGCAAGATCGTCGACGCGCCGCCCATGAACAGCTCCCTGCGCTACCAGGCCGGCCAGGAGACGCCCGAGTTCGACACCGTCTTCGACTTCTCGGCCACCCAGGGCATCCTGCGCGCCGCCGAGAAGTGCAACGGCTCGGGCGACTGCCGCAAGCTCAGCTTCGCCGGCGGCACCATGTGCCCCAGCTACCGCGCCACCCGCGACGAAAAGGACACCACCCGGGGCCGCGCCAATACCCTGCGCGAATTCCTGACCATGAACGTGAAGGACAACCCCTTCGGCCATCCGGAAATCTACGAAGCGATGGACCTCTGCCTGTCGTGCAAGGGCTGCACCGCCGAGTGCCCCTCCAACGTGGATATGGCGACCCTTAAAGCGGAGTTCCTGCACCAGTACTATAAATCGAACGGCGTGCCGCTGCGCTCCCGCGCCTTTGCCAATTTCGGCAGGCTGAACGGGCTGGCTGCCCTGGCGCCGGGCCTGAGCAACTTCTTCCTGAGCAATGCCTTTTTCAGCGGGCTGATGAAGCGCTTCCTGAATGTGGCGCCCGAGCGCGCTTTGCCCCTGCTTCACTCCACCACCCTCCGCCGCTGGTTTGCCAAAAACCAGGCAAAGTTGCTGCCCGCCACCGGCCCGGTGGGCGCCGTGTGGTTCTTCTGCGACGAATTTACCAACTACAACGATACCACTATCGGCATCAAGGCCATCGAGCTGTTGAGCCGCCTGGGTTATGAGGTAAGAATGATCGATCACGAGGAGAGCGGCCGCGCTCACTTTTCCAAAGGAATGCTGACGGAAGCCCAACGGATGGCGCAAAGAAACGTGGAGCTATTCAAAGACATCGTCTCCGCCGACACGCCCCTGCTCGGCGTCGAGCCCTCCGCTATCCTCGGCTTCCGGGATGAATACCCCCGCCTGGTACGCCCGGAGCACCGGGAAACGGCCCGTGTCCTGGGGCAGAACGCCCTGATGGTGGAAGAATTCCTGGCCCGCGAGATCGAGGCGGGCCGTATCCGGGCGGAGCAGTTCACTACCGAGCCTCGGCATATCCTGCTGCACGGCCATTGCCACCAGAAGTCGCTGGCCAGCGTGGGCGTCTCTGCTTTTGCCCTCAGCTTGCCTGAAAACTATACCGTGGAGGTGATCCCCTCCGGCTGCTGCGGCATGGCCGGCTCGTTCGGCTACGAGGCAGAGCACTACGAGGTGAGTATGAAAGTGGGGGAGGAGGTGTTGTTCCCGGCGGTGCGCAAGGCGTCACCGGAGGCTGTCATCGCTGCGCCCGGCACCAGTTGCCGGCATCAGATTCGGGATGGGGCGGGGCGGGAGGCGCTGCATCCGGTGGAGGTGTTGTGGGGGGCGTTGGGTTAG